CATAGTAAGAACCTCCCCAGGGATCAACATTCTTGCAAATATAAGTTTCTTCCTGGATATAAATCTGTGTATTACGCGCAATACGCGCAGAGAAATCAGTAGGCAAGGCAATGGCTTCATCGAGCGCATTGGTATGCAAAGACTGAGTATGCCCCAATGCAGCAGCCATTGCTTCAATACAGGTACGACCCACATTGTTGAACGGATCTTGCTCTGTCAATGACCAACCCGAAGTTTGAGAGTGCGTACGCAAAGCCAATGATTTAGGATTCTTCGGATTGAACTGTTTCACAATCTTTGCCCACAGCATACGTGCCGCACGCATCTTGGCAATCTCCATGAAATGATTTGTACCGATAGCCCAGAAGAATGACAAACGCGGAGCGAACGCATCAATATCAATACCAGCGGCGGTCCCGGCACGAAGATATTCCAAACCGTCAGCCAAAGTATAGGCCAACTCGATATCGGCGGTAGCACCGGCTTCCTGCATGTGATAGCCGGAAATAGAGATAGAATTGAACTTCGGCATCTTCTGAGAAGTATATTCAAAAATGTCGGAGATTATCTTCATTGAGAATGCAGGTGGATAAATATAGGTATTGCGTACCATAAATTCTTTCAGGATATCGTTCTGGATAGTACCTGCCATCTCTTCCAGCTTGGCTCCTTGTTCCAGCCCGGCATTGATATAGAATGCCATAACGGGGAGCACAGCTCCATTCATGGTCATGGACACAGACATTTTGTTCAAAGGAATGCCGTCGAAAAGAACTTTCATATTTTCCAATGAACAGATAGATACACCGGCCTTGCCGACATCACCTACCACACGTTCATGATCAGGGTCGTAGCCACGGTGTGTAGCCAAGTCGAATGCTACAGACAAACCTTTCTGTCCGGAAGCCAGATTACGACGGTAGAATGCATTTGATTCTTCTGCCGTAGAGAAACCGGCATACTGCCGGATAGTCCAAGGACGCAGGGTGTACATCACCGAATACGGACCACGCAAATAAGGGGGAAGACCGGCTGCATAACCAAGATGCTCCATCCCCTCAAGGTCTTCTTTTGTATAAACAGGCTTCACTTCAATGTGTTCCGGCGTTTTCCAATCAGCATGGATGCCGTTAGCCTTTTGCCACTCAGCACCGTTAGCGGGCTTGAATGCGGCATATATATCTAAGTTTTTAAAATCTTTTCTCATCTTACTTCAAAAGTTTAGCGTTGAATTCCTTTAATGTTTCCAGTACGTTGACGCGAACATGGATAAAGTTCTCGATACCGGCAGCTTTCAGTTCGTCCATACAGGCCGGAGCACCGGCCACTATGAACATAGCACGATTGTTCAGAGCCTTGAAAGCAGGAACAGCGTATTCGGCATATTCATCATCACTTGAGCATAGAACCACGATGTCAGCCTTGGCAGCCATAGCAGCCTCAACTCCTTCTTCCACCGTAGAGAAGCCGAGGTTATCGACCACCTCGTATCCGGCACAAGCCAAGAAGTTGCAAGAATACTGTGCACGTGCCTGCCGCATAGCCAGATTACCAATAGTAAGCATAAATGCTTTCGGACGTTTTCCAGAAGCTTCTGTTTCTAAGCGCAGTGCTTCAAATTCACTGGCAGCACGGTCAAAGTTCAAGGTTGCAACATCTTTTTCACACGTATGACTGCCACCACAGCAACAAGTATCTTCCACCGGCTTCTTATCACTCGCTTTTTCGTTGAAATTAGGGAATTGGTTTGTACCTAACAAAACTTCACGACGCTGTGCAACAGCCTTATGACGGATTTTGTTGCTTTCATTTATAGCTTCCTGCACTTTTCCAGCTTTCACTGAAGTATAGAAACCACCATCTTCCTCCACAGTGAGGAACAACTTCCAAGCCTGTTCAGCGATAGCCACTGTCAGATTTTCGATATAATAAGATCCTGCAGCCGGATCAATGACTTTATCAAAATGGGATTCTTCTTTCAACAGCAATTGCTGGTTGCGGGCCATACGCTCTGAAAAGTCATCAGGAACAGCATAAGTCTTGTCAAAAGGTACTACCGTCATAGAATCTACACCTGCAAGGGCAGCACTCATAGCTTCGGTTTGTGTACGCAGCAAATTTACATGCGCATCAAACAAAGTAAGATTGAAAGTGGAAGTTTCAGCATGAATCTTCATTTTGGCAGCACAGCGGCAATCTTTACTGTCGCCTCTGTTCTCACAATCTCGCAAACATTCGGGGGCATAAGATGCCACTATATTGGCCCACAACATACGAGCCGCACGGAATTTGGCTATCTCAAGAAAGTAGTTGGAACTGATACCGAAATTAAATTTAATCTTCTTGGCTACCATTGCGGCAGGCAGACCGGCATCAGTCAACTGATTCATGTACTCATTACCCCAAGCCAATGCATAGCCCAGCTCCTGATAGATGTATGCGCCCGCATTGTTCAAGGTCAATGCGTTCACATTCAATATGCGATATTTAGGAAGGTCGGCGGTAGCTTCAATCAAGGCTTTGGCAGTAGCAACCATATCACCTTTCTCTTTACCCTTGGCCAACATCTTATTGAAATAATCATAATTGATGGAGCCCCTCAATTTCGTCAAGTCATAGTCTTTTTTCCGGAAATAAGCAACAAGAAGTTCGGCAAGCCCGACAACATGCCCCTGACAAGTAGAAAAATTGAGTTCAACACACTCTGCGCAGATGTCTTTCAACAAAGTATCAATATACTCTGCACTCAGTTCCTTGGCTTTTACATGGAAAGAAAGCGAATCAATTCCTTTATTCAAAATATCCAGTGCCTTTGCATTGGCTTCTTCAGGAGATTCCACCTTGATTTCCTGACGAACCAACCATTCATTGTTACTTTTCTTAGTACCCCTGAGATAAGGGAATTCACCGGGAAGTGCATCGGTAATCCTTAAGCCTTCAAGGTCTTCCATACGATAGAATGGTTTTACCTTAAATCCTTCATTTGTTTTCCAAACGAGTTTCTTCTCAAAATCCGCGCCTTTTAAGTCTGCGGTAACTTTTTCCATCCACTGCTCGGTGGAGATGGAGGAAAAGTCCGAGAAGAGTTTTTCTTTACTGTCTGCCATAGTTTATTTATTTAAAATAGTTGAATAGGATTCATTTTGTCATCAAGAGACTTGCAAATATAAGGAAATACTTAAAACTAAAAGTTTTTTTAGAAGAAATTGCATCTATGGATGACACAGCGTTCGCCTCTATCCCGGCTCCCTATTCACCGCACATATTGTTTTTGCAAAGTTGATATTACAAAAAGTAGCACAAAACTTTTGCTACGTCCCCCTTATTAGCTACTTTTGCGCAAAATTTCAAAACATATATAATAAGGTAACTATGGATTGGTTAGAAACATTGCTATGGGACCCCTCATCCGTAGCCCACATCGTCTGCTTATATGCATTCGTCATTTCTGTGGGCGTGATGCTGGGTAAAGTTAAAATTTTCGGGGTATCGCTGGGTGTCACATTCGTGCTTTTTGCAGGCATCCTGATGGGACACTTCGGTTTCACAGGTGAAACACATATACTGCATTTCATCCGTGAGTTCGGACTGATTCTATTTGTATTCTGTATCGGTCTGCAAGTAGGTCCCGGATTCTTTTCTTCTTTCAAGAAGGGAGGCATGACACTAAACATGCTTGCAGTAGGTATTGTGGTATTAAATATCGCAGTAGCACTGGGCATATTCTTCATTGACGGAAGTATAGACTTGCCTATGATTGTCGGCATCCTTTATGGGGCTGTGACCAATACCCCCGGTCTGGGCGCCGCCAACGAAGCACTGAGCCAATTACACTATACAGGTGATCCTATTGCTTTAGGATATGCCTGTGCTTATCCACTTGGTGTGGTCGGTATCATAGGTTCCATCATTGCAATACGTTACATCTGCCGGGTGAATCTTAAGAAAGAAGAAGAGGAACTCAACACACAGGAAACGGACGCAAAGCACCAGCCGCATATGCTTCATCTGGAAGTACGCAATGAATCAATCTCCGGTAAAACTCTGCTTCAGGTAAAAGAATTTCTGGGCAGATCTTTTGTCTGTTCGCGCATCCGCCATGAGGGGCACGTCAGCATCCCTAATCATGAAACAATATTCCACGTAGGCGACCAGCTCTTCATTGTATGTTCTGAAGAAGATGCAGAAGCGGTAGCCGCTTTTATCGGAAAAGAGATACAGGTGGACTGGGAGAAACAAGATACTCCGATGGTTTCACGCCGTATTCTGGTCACCAAATCCGAAATCAACGGTAAAAAGTTAGGCAGCCTTCATTTCCGCAGCATGTATGGTGTGAACGTAACTCGTATCAACCGTTCCGGCATGGACTTGTTTGCTGATCCCAATCTGGTGCTTCAGGTAGGTGACCGTGTAATGGTGGTAGGCCAACAAGATGCCGTAGATCGTGTAGCCGGTGTATTAGGCAATCAGTTGAAGCGTTTGGACACTCCGAACATAGTTACTATTTTCGTGGGCATATTCTTAGGTATCTTGTTTGGAAGCCTCCCTATTGCATTTCCAGGCATGCCTACTCCTGTGAAATTAGGTTTGGCAGGTGGTCCGTTGGTAGTAGCCATCCTTATCGGGCGTTTCGGCCATAAACTGCATCTTGTAACTTATACTACAATGAGTGCCAACCTGATGCTGCGTGAAATAGGCATCGTACTTTTCCTTGCCAGTGTAGGCATAGAAGCCGGTGAGCATTTTGTGCAAACAGTAGTGGAAGGCAACGGATTACTGTATGTAGGATATGGATTCCTGATAACTGTTATCCCGCTATTGATAATCGGCATGATAGCCCGTTTCTATTGTAAGGTGAACTATTTCACCTTAATGGGATTAATTGCCGGCAGCAATACCGATCCTCCCGCATTGGCATATGCTAATCAGACGTCGGGCAACGATGCTCCGGCAGTAGGTTACTCCACCGTTTATCCGCTAACTATGTTCCTTCGTATTCTGGCAGGACAGATGATATTGTTGACAATGATGTAGATCGTAGAAGAATTACTAAAAAAGAGGCGGATTTTTACTAAAAATGCCATAAGAATTTAGTAAAAATCCGCCTTTTTTTTAGTAACACCGATAAGCCGGTCATATCTTTAGTTTTTTCCTCACAAACTCCTCTACCAAATCAACTGTACCATCAATTCCCAAAACAGAAGAGTCAATACAAAGATGATAGGTTGCAGCAACTCCCCACATTTTATAACTATAATAATTATAGTATTCAGAACGTCTTTTATCCGCCTTATTCATCATTTCTTCTGCTGCATGCTCAGAAATAGAATGTATCTGGCGAAGACGCCTCACGCGTTCTTCATGAGAACAAGATATGAAAATATTGGCACAACGGGGATTATCACGCAATATATAGTCGGCACAACGCCCCACAAACAAACATGATTTTTCTTCAGCCAACCTGCGTATGACATCGCTTTGGACTTTGAACAAAGCATCATTGCTAAGACAGTTCGTTGCCGGTATAGCTCCATCACTGATGAAAGGAAAACGCATTCCAAACAATCCCCCGATAATGCCTTGAGAGGTTTTTTCATCGGCTTTCTCAAAGAACTCTCGACAAAGACCGCTTTCTTCCGAGGCCAATCTTATCAACTCCTTATCATAAAAGTCAATTCCTAAGCGAGCAGCCAATTTTTCACCGACTTCCCTACCGCCGCTTCCCAACTGGCGGCCTATATTTACTACGAATTTATTATCCATACGCTTGTGTGTTTTCTGCAATAGCCGATAAAGTTACTCACAATGAATAACAGAACCGGATGTGCAAAGGTGTGTGTTTTCTGAAAAAAAAACAAATTATTTTATGTAAAAGAGAGAATCAACTCATTGAGGCATAACTCTGAATTTACGAAACTGCACCCACAACATCACCAAAGCAATCAGACTTGCAAGAACGTCGGATACCGGCATGCTGTACCATACCCCTTCCACACCGAAAAATTGGGGCAGAATAAGCAAACAAGGAAGAAGAATCAGCATCTGGCGGGTAAGAGAAAGGAATATGGCCTTACCTGCCATCCCTATGCTCTGAAAAAAATTAGAAGTCACCATCTGAAAGCCAATAATCGGAAAGAACATAACCACAATGCGCAAGCCCTTGGCTGAAATTTCTATTAATTCCTCGTCCGATGTAAAAACGCTTACTACCAAATCAGGCATCAGCATGCCTATCAGGAAACCTAAAGTCGTTACTGCCGTAGCATAAATTATTGTAAGTTTCAGCACTCTGTTCACTCTGTCATATCGTTTCGCACCAAAATTATACCCGGCAATGGGCTGCATACCCTGATTCAGCCCCATCACAATCATCACGACGATAAATACCAGGCGATTCACAATACCGAAAGCACCAATGGCCAAATCTCCTCCATATTTCTTCAACCCCTGATTTATAAGGATTACAATGAAACAAGCAGCCAGATTCATCAGAAAAGG
Above is a window of Bacteroides helcogenes P 36-108 DNA encoding:
- the scpA gene encoding methylmalonyl-CoA mutase; the encoded protein is MRKDFKNLDIYAAFKPANGAEWQKANGIHADWKTPEHIEVKPVYTKEDLEGMEHLGYAAGLPPYLRGPYSVMYTLRPWTIRQYAGFSTAEESNAFYRRNLASGQKGLSVAFDLATHRGYDPDHERVVGDVGKAGVSICSLENMKVLFDGIPLNKMSVSMTMNGAVLPVMAFYINAGLEQGAKLEEMAGTIQNDILKEFMVRNTYIYPPAFSMKIISDIFEYTSQKMPKFNSISISGYHMQEAGATADIELAYTLADGLEYLRAGTAAGIDIDAFAPRLSFFWAIGTNHFMEIAKMRAARMLWAKIVKQFNPKNPKSLALRTHSQTSGWSLTEQDPFNNVGRTCIEAMAAALGHTQSLHTNALDEAIALPTDFSARIARNTQIYIQEETYICKNVDPWGGSYYVESLTNELAHKAWELIQEVEKLGGMAKAIETGIPKMRIEEAAARTQARIDSGSQTIVGVNKYRLEKEAPIDILEIDNTAVRQEQIANLKTLKEGRDEAAVQKALEAITKCVETKEGNLLELAVEAARVRATLGEISYACEKIVGRYKAVIRTISGVYSSESKNDSDFRRACELAEKFAKKEGRQPRIMVAKMGQDGHDRGAKVVATGYADCGFDVDMGPLFQTPAEAAREAVENDVHVVGVSSLAAGHKTLVPQIIEELKNLGREDIVVIAGGVIPAQDYDFLYKAGVAAIFGPGTPVAKAACQILEILLDEE
- the mutA gene encoding methylmalonyl-CoA mutase small subunit, with the protein product MADSKEKLFSDFSSISTEQWMEKVTADLKGADFEKKLVWKTNEGFKVKPFYRMEDLEGLRITDALPGEFPYLRGTKKSNNEWLVRQEIKVESPEEANAKALDILNKGIDSLSFHVKAKELSAEYIDTLLKDICAECVELNFSTCQGHVVGLAELLVAYFRKKDYDLTKLRGSINYDYFNKMLAKGKEKGDMVATAKALIEATADLPKYRILNVNALTLNNAGAYIYQELGYALAWGNEYMNQLTDAGLPAAMVAKKIKFNFGISSNYFLEIAKFRAARMLWANIVASYAPECLRDCENRGDSKDCRCAAKMKIHAETSTFNLTLFDAHVNLLRTQTEAMSAALAGVDSMTVVPFDKTYAVPDDFSERMARNQQLLLKEESHFDKVIDPAAGSYYIENLTVAIAEQAWKLFLTVEEDGGFYTSVKAGKVQEAINESNKIRHKAVAQRREVLLGTNQFPNFNEKASDKKPVEDTCCCGGSHTCEKDVATLNFDRAASEFEALRLETEASGKRPKAFMLTIGNLAMRQARAQYSCNFLACAGYEVVDNLGFSTVEEGVEAAMAAKADIVVLCSSDDEYAEYAVPAFKALNNRAMFIVAGAPACMDELKAAGIENFIHVRVNVLETLKEFNAKLLK
- a CDS encoding putative transporter, translating into MDWLETLLWDPSSVAHIVCLYAFVISVGVMLGKVKIFGVSLGVTFVLFAGILMGHFGFTGETHILHFIREFGLILFVFCIGLQVGPGFFSSFKKGGMTLNMLAVGIVVLNIAVALGIFFIDGSIDLPMIVGILYGAVTNTPGLGAANEALSQLHYTGDPIALGYACAYPLGVVGIIGSIIAIRYICRVNLKKEEEELNTQETDAKHQPHMLHLEVRNESISGKTLLQVKEFLGRSFVCSRIRHEGHVSIPNHETIFHVGDQLFIVCSEEDAEAVAAFIGKEIQVDWEKQDTPMVSRRILVTKSEINGKKLGSLHFRSMYGVNVTRINRSGMDLFADPNLVLQVGDRVMVVGQQDAVDRVAGVLGNQLKRLDTPNIVTIFVGIFLGILFGSLPIAFPGMPTPVKLGLAGGPLVVAILIGRFGHKLHLVTYTTMSANLMLREIGIVLFLASVGIEAGEHFVQTVVEGNGLLYVGYGFLITVIPLLIIGMIARFYCKVNYFTLMGLIAGSNTDPPALAYANQTSGNDAPAVGYSTVYPLTMFLRILAGQMILLTMM
- a CDS encoding AAA family ATPase → MDNKFVVNIGRQLGSGGREVGEKLAARLGIDFYDKELIRLASEESGLCREFFEKADEKTSQGIIGGLFGMRFPFISDGAIPATNCLSNDALFKVQSDVIRRLAEEKSCLFVGRCADYILRDNPRCANIFISCSHEERVRRLRQIHSISEHAAEEMMNKADKRRSEYYNYYSYKMWGVAATYHLCIDSSVLGIDGTVDLVEEFVRKKLKI